The region AGTAGCTTAATCTGCAAAGAAGCCTGACTGGGGGCACACTGTGAGAGCCCCACACAGCTTGGCCTTGCTGGGGTGAGCAGGAAGGCAGAAGGAGGGCCAGGGAGCTGGAGGGCAGGCAGTCTGACCAGCCAGAGCTGATCTGTGCACACACTGGCAAGAGGATGCCCAGCATTGCTGTGTGTATATGCGATTCCACCTGCAAATCTCCCATAGTGTCTTCACAAAAGGGAGAATGCAGTCTGATTTTGGCTGCAGGATTCAGGGTGAGGGTGGGTGATGTTCATTAGGTTTGCAGTGCACATGCaccaaaaaaatataaactgttGGGAGGTTAAGTTTATCTAGCCTTGGGAAAAACATGACACATCTTAGGAGTTATGGAAGGGCCACTGGTGCCTATTTCTTATATATCCCCCTAGCCCAAAACACTGCTCTCTTTCTGCCTCATGTGCAAAAACCatgcttgtttctttctgtgactTTCTGACAGGAGCTGGTGACCTGACTGGGGATGCTATGGGCTATGTGACAGGTGTGCTGGCTGTGCTGATACACGCTGCCTACCTGGTGCTCATACAGAAGACCAGTATAGATAGTGAATACGGACCCCTGACAGCTCAGTACGCCATCGCTGTTTCAGCCACCCCTTTTCTCATCATCTGCTCCTTTGCCAGCATGGATTCCATCAATGTCTGGTCATTCCCGGGCTGGAAGGACCCTGCCATGGTATGCATCTTTATCGCGTGTGTCCTGATTAGCTGTGCCATGAACTTTACCACCCTTCACTGCACTTATATTAACTCAGCTGTGACCACCAGCTTCGTAGGGGTGGTGAAGAGCATAGCAACCATCACAGTGGGCATGGTGGCATTCAATGATGTGGAGCCCACAAAGTTATTTATAGCCGGTGTTGTGGTCAACACGTTGGGGTCTATCATTTACTGCGTGGCCAAGTACATTGAGACGAGACAGCAAAGCAATTATGAGGACCTGGAGAAAGACActagagaagaggaggggaagaggCAGGCTGGGGACCAAGCACTGTTTTCAATGGAGACAGTTTCCCATGAGAAAGGAGCTGAGGAAGCAGCAGTGGAAGGATCAACCATGGAGGACAGCCggagcagagaggaagagaaggacgGCACTGAGAAACCTGCCGAGGGATCAGCGACCCGTGGAAAAGGCACCAGCACACAAGAAGTGAACAGGAGCTCACTGAAGGATGCCTATCTTGGAGTATGGAGGTTGGTGAGGGGTGCTAATTATATAAAGAAGGATTATTTGATAGAAAATGAAGAGGTACCAAACCCTTAAAAAGCAGGTTTGAAAACCTGTTACTTGAGGACAGACACCTGGTTCTCTGTACAGGGGGAAGGGCAGAGCATACATTTCCACGTCAATGCCGACAAATCCAAATCATGTAGGATAACTTTACCTCATTGTCAAAAAGCAGAAAGTCAGAGTTCACTCATGCTTTGGGCTTGCTCTCAGCTGCTTTCAGTACATCAGCTTAGACGCGCCACAGGTAGAGATGCTGAGTCCTCTGCTGTGGATATAGAGAGAGCTGGGTAACGGCAAGTGACGGGGCGCTTGCCCAGCAGCCTGGGCCATGGGGAACACCAGTACCATTAAGTTAGTCAGCAGTGCCAATGACACAGCAGTGGACTGTAGCTTAGCTTGCATCTGGAGCCTTGTGATTTTAAGACCGTTCGGAGGCTCTGTCAGTGTGCTTCCGTATCTGTATCCATCCAATTATAAGTACTcaatataaatacatttctgcAATATATAAGCTCCTATTAACTGTACTTTTGTGTGCTCCTCTGTGTCAATGCAATTGCAACAGAGCTAGAGGTTGTGCCACTTCAATTATATTGGTGTAAAATCACCCTCTTAACTAAAGAATTGAAACTCTCCCTGATTCTGTTGCCAGGCTTGGCCTTGGACCTGGTTTACATTGAGTGGTTTGTGTCTTcaatagaaacatttttgtctTGAGGTGGTGTGCATCAGAGCAGAACCTGATCTGAACTTTTGAGAAGCTGTGGTCAGCAAAGGAAGGGTGTTCTTTTATGACCTTTAACTACATGTAATAttggaaatattattttgacccaaataaaattaattggaGATGTTGATATATCAATTTGATCTGGAGGGCTATAAAAAAAATAGGGAGACAGTGCAGTGTGCCTTGTGCTATCCCCTCCTTGTACCCTAAACTCGGGTGAATCAGAACCTGGCCTGGAACTTCGGTGTCCTCTCCATCTTCCTCTCTCAGAAGTACAGGCTGATAGGAGTACTGGGGGCACCACCTCTGCTGGGGTTC is a window of Columba livia isolate bColLiv1 breed racing homer chromosome 3, bColLiv1.pat.W.v2, whole genome shotgun sequence DNA encoding:
- the SLC35D3 gene encoding solute carrier family 35 member D3, with the translated sequence MGRWRGRARGVAVAVAHGLCSGSLNILLKFLLARYHFAFLTLLQCLSSAAAALGLEALRRRGLAALPPFGLRLARPFAAVAALATLQSTLTLWSLRGLSLPMYVVFKRCLPLVTLLTGALVLRDGMPSPGVLVAVLITTCGAALAGAGDLTGDAMGYVTGVLAVLIHAAYLVLIQKTSIDSEYGPLTAQYAIAVSATPFLIICSFASMDSINVWSFPGWKDPAMVCIFIACVLISCAMNFTTLHCTYINSAVTTSFVGVVKSIATITVGMVAFNDVEPTKLFIAGVVVNTLGSIIYCVAKYIETRQQSNYEDLEKDTREEEGKRQAGDQALFSMETVSHEKGAEEAAVEGSTMEDSRSREEEKDGTEKPAEGSATRGKGTSTQEVNRSSLKDAYLGVWRLVRGANYIKKDYLIENEEVPNP